The genomic region GAACGCCAAACCTTCTGGTTATCGTTCTTATCACATTGTGATCGAGTATCCGGTGGAAACCATCAGTGGGGAACGCAAGGTCCTTGCTGAGATTCAGGTCCGGACCCTGGCCATGAATTTTTGGGCCACGATTGAGCACGACCTGCGCTATAAGCACGGCGGCGAGCTGAGTCCGGCAGTGGCCGAACAACTGACCCAGCTATCGGATGAAACCTTTAGCCTGGATCAGAAAATGAGTGAAATTAAAGAGGAACTGTAAGCCTCTCCGAATCAATGGGGTGGATGATTATTTATGCGAGTTGGAATTTATCACAATGACGTACCGGCCTCACTACCAATCGTGGCCCAGCTAAAGGCGGAGCTGACGCATGCCGGGGTACCGATTGACCAGGAATCACCAGAGGTGGTGGTGTCAGTCGGCGGTGACGGAACCTTGTTAGGTGCCTTTCACCGTTATATCGGCTTAGGCGACCAGGTCCGCTTTGTCGGACTCCACACTGGCCACCTGGGCTTTTATACCGACTGGTTGGGTTCTGAGGTCACTGAACTAGTTCAGAGCCTGCTGTCAGATAATGGTCAGCGGGTGTCTTATCCAATCTTGCAGATGACGACAACCACCAAGACCGGTGAGACTAACCGTTATCTGGCCCTAAATGAAGCAACTTTTAAGCAGCCAGTTGGGACCTTGGTGGCTGATATCTACCTTGGTGACCAGATGTTTGAAGGCTTCCGGGGTGATGGGGTCGCAGTTGCTACGCCAACCGGTTCCACGGCCTACAACAAGGCCAATGGTGGGGCGGTCTTGCATCCTAGCCTCTCAGCCATCCAGATGTCTGAGATTGCCTCGATTAATAACCGGGTCTTTCGGACTTTAGGCTCACCCCTGGTGGTGCCAGCGGGTCAAAAAATTACGGTTAAGCCTCAAATTGACAAGTTTTTAATTACCTGCGACCAGTTGGAAATTTTTGCCCAAGACGTGGTTAGCGCCGAGTTTGAGGTAGCTGACCAGAAGGTGCACTTTGCCCCTTACCGTCACTTAAATTTCTGGAAGCGGGTGCAAAACGCTTTTATTAGCGAGAGCCTGGGTTAGTTTCCGGGTAGTACATAAAGAATTGATAAAAGAACATGAAATTTTCTTGGACCTATGACCAGGCTGAAGATCGCAAAGTTCGGACCTTCTTGCAGGGTCACGGGGTTTCGCACCGGATGTTTAGTCAGATTAAACATAACGGTGGTGCCATTTTGGTCAATGACCGGCAGGTCTATACCTCCGATTACCTCAAGCAGGGTGATGAGGTGACGATTATTATGCCAGTCGAGACCGGTAATGACCTGGTCGTGCCGGATTACCACCCCTTAGATATTATTTTTGAAAATGAGCACTGGCTTTTAGTTGATAAACCTTACGGGGTCACGACCGTTCCCGGCCATGCCGACCGCCTTCATACCTTAGTCAACCAGGTTAAGGGGCATTTGCTAGAAGAACAGGCTGAAGACCAGGTACCCCACGTGGTTACCCGCTTGGACCGCGATACTTCCGGGATTGTACTCTTGGCCAAGCACCGCTTTGCCCACGCAGTTTTGGATAAGCAGCTCCAAGACCACAGTGTGGAGAAGTTTTATATTGCCTACGTGAGTGGCTTGCTGCCGGAGGACCACGGGGTGATTGAGGCGCCAATTGGCCGCAAACCCGGCGACTTTATCAAACGGATGGTTACGCCCGATGGGAAACTATCTCGGACCGAGTACTGGGTGGAAAAGCGCTACACTGATGACCCAGATCATCCGATGACCCGAGTTCGGGTTCAGTTACACACTGGCCGTACTCACCAAATCCGGGTTCACTTCCAGCATTTAGGCTTTCCCTTAGTGGGGGATGACTTATATGGCGGCCCAGCCTGGTATGGCTTAAAGCGCCAGGCCCTGCATGCCTACCAGATGAAATTTTACGATCCTTTCATCGAAGGTGACCGCCAATTTACCACTGACCTTCCCGCCGACCTCGCTGCCTTGGCGAAGATTTAAATTAAAGCGAATGTTTATTCAGGAGCACAACCATGGACAATGAACAGCACCATATAGAAGAAATCGTGCAAGCGTTGGTCGACTACCTGTCGTCTGGCCAGGATGATGAGTTTGTCAACTTCTTTGAAAACCTGCACGAGTACGAAATGGGCCAAGCCTATGCTGAAATGCCCGATAACATGCGCGAAATTGCCTGGCGGGTCTTAGACGACGAGAGTCTGGCCACCGTCTTTGATAACTTGGAGATTGAGCCCGAAGACGAGGTGCGCCTGCTGCAGGAAATGCCACCCCAAAAGGGGGCCCAGGTCTTAGAGGCCATGTATGCCGATAATGAGGCCGACCTTTTGCAGGCCATGCCTTCCCGTCTGGTCGCAACCTACCTGGGTCTCATGCCCAAGGAAGATGCCCAGGAAATGCGGCGGTTGATTAAGTATGAAGAACAGAGTGCTGGCGCTTTGATGGGAACGGACTATTTGGCCGTTCACCAAGGCCAGCGGGTCGCTGATGTCTTTAAAAAGGTCAAGGAGCAGGCAGTCGATGCCGAGTCAATTGCCTACATTTACGTTGTGGATGACCAGCACCGCCTGGTCGGGGTGATGTCTTTGCGGGACTTGCTAACCCATCCCGATGACCTCTCAATTGATGAAATCACTAACACCCGGGTGGTTAGCGTTAAGGCCGGCGACAACCAGAAGGACGTGGCCCAGGTAGTAGCCGATTACAACTTCCTGTCGGTGCCGGTGACCGATGATGATCAGCGCTTGTTAGGTATGATTACCGTCGACGACATTGTCGATGTTATCGATGAAGAGGCTGCGACCGAATATTCCGGCCTGGCGGCGGTTGATGTGACCCAGGTCGATGATTCTGCTTGGCGCTCAGCCTTAAAACGGACCCCCTGGCTGCTAATCTTGCTGGTCTTAGGTCTGGGTACGACCTTGATGATTAGCGGTTTTAGCAGCTTTATCCACGAGGCGCCTGTTCTAGCTGTCTTTATCACCCTGGTGGCTGGGACAGCCGGTAACGCTGGCACCCAGTCCCTGGCCCTGACCATCCGCGGCCTATCCGCTGGTAATGAAAAGGGCTTTTGGAAAAATTTCGGTAGTGAAATTTTGGCTTCCTTGATTCTGGCAATCTTTGCCAGCCTGTTAATCGGCCTGATTGTTGGTTTCTGGCAGGGCAACGCCGACCTAGGCTTGACGGTTGGCCTGGGCATGGGCGTGGCCATTTTCTTGGCCAGCCTGCTCGGCTTTCTCCTGCCAGCTGCTTTGGACCGGATGGGTCTTGACCCAGCCTTGATCAACGGGCCGCTGTTGACCACGATTTGTGACTTTACCTCGATTTTGATTTATTTTGGGGTGGCCCAAGTTTTTATTAACCATTTTCTTGGTCGCTAATTATGTAAAAGATGCCATTGTTTATGACTGAACAAGTGGCTCTGAAGGACATTTCCTGTACTATAAGGGAACGTTACGGAGGAGTCAGCATGCAGGAAGAACAGTCATTCACGAAATTACTCTGTGTTTTAATGTCACACGGCGTTTACTGGGATTTAAAGGCAGTCCTAGCAGGCGGACAGCACCGGCCGGCGACCGAGGACCGGGACCTTAAGCCGCCAGTGTCTTGAATTTTATGGTATACTTTCAGGGTACGTGACAAAGTTATTACATATGTTACGAAAGGAATACAAAAAGAATATGAAAAAGATTATTACCAGCGTAGTGGCGGTGGCAGCTTTGGCAGTTGCTGGTGTAGCCGGTTACGCCCAGTTTAATCACCAGGATAGTAGCCATGCCAAGGTGACCAAGACCAGTGCCAAGAGTAGCACCAGTGTCGATAAGTCCGAAGTGACGACGAGTCCTAGTTCGTCCTCAAGCAGCTCGAGTTCAAGTGCGGCGGCCCAGTCTTCGGCCGTTAACCCTCAGGGTGCTACCAACTATGATCCTAACAAGACTGCTGGTGGTACTGAAATTACTATGCCGATGATTGAACAGGCTCGGCAGGAGTTAGACAAGGCTGGTATCCCAGCTGACAACTTCGCCCCAAGCGATATCAAGACCATCATTGCCAATGCTTCTCAACAGGGAGTTTCGATTGTTGAGTACGCTAAGCAGAACTTCCATTCCAACTGAGGTGACCACTATGAAAATTAGAAATGTATTACTAACTGTCGCCGCCTCAGCGGTCTTTGGTACTGCCGCGGCGAATATGCCGGTTCAGGCCCAAGATATTGCCAACGTAACGGCTGGGACAGCCGGTTTGCCAAGTGCTGACGTGGTCGATATTTCATCTAACAACGGGCCTTTGTCAGTGTCAGACTTCCAAAAGATGCGGGCCGCGGGCGTTAAGGGTGTTATCGTCAAGATTACTGAATACACCACTTACCGTAACCCATACGCTGGTCAGCAGATTAGCAACGCCCAGGCCGCTGGGCTAAACGTTGGGGTCTACCATTATTCTTGGTACACCTCTCCTTCAGAAGCCCAGAATGAGGCCAACTACTTTGCCAACTATGCTTCTCAGTTGGGTCTGCCTAAGTCAACTTTGATGGTCGATGACCTGGAAGAGGCTTCCACGAAGTCCGGCAATGTTAGTGCTAATGCCGCCGCCTTTAACAGTCAGTTACAGGCCAATGGCTACACCAACACCAGTATTTACACCTATCCGTCATATCAGACTTCCAGTGGTTTGAACTTCTCCTTCATCGGTAACAACCGGGTTTGGATGGCCACATATCCATACAATCCTAGTTCTGCCAGCCTGCGCAATACTCAGTACGGTATGTGGCAGTGGTCCAGCCGGGCCAGCTTCCCTGGTCTGTCAGGACAGTTCGATGTTTCCATTGACTACCAGGGCCTGATGGGCGCCAGCTCTAGTCGAAACAGCACGACAACCAGCACGCCATCAACGACACCAAGTACTTCCAGTTCAACGGGTAGCACGGATATCTTTGGAAATTTATTCAAGGGTCTGACGGGCAGCAGTAACAATAACGGTCAGTCAGGCCTGAGCAAGATTGCCGCTAACGGAAACCGCTTTAACCTGAGTGGAACTTACACGGTTAACGAGCTGAAGCTGGTTAACGGGGTGATGGAAGCTCGGATCGATCAGTTGAGCGCCAAGCCATTTAGCTGGAGTGATAACGGTATTCCTGTTTCTATCCTGCAAAATGCCAATGGTAGCTCGGCCATCAACGCCGGTGACCAGGTTCGCTTCCAGTCGGCTTATAATCACGGCACCATTGATGCCAGTGACCAGCCTTCCGGTGCAGTTGGGATTATCTTTACCAGTGGCCGCGGCCTCGTTTGGTTCGATGCTAACGCTCTGGGTTAATTTAAAATTATCTACTAAAAGGACACCATTCACGGTGTCCTTTTTTGTTGGACCGTCATTATGAGTAAAAACTAATGCTAGCCCCAGTTTTACCAAGTTTTCACTGCTGTGGATATGGTAATATAGAACATGTGTGGCCATTAGCAATAATTGGTGCACCGCTGTTACTGAGGTAATTATGGCTGACGATACACAAGATATTATGGTACGGGCTGAATCGATTACAAAAAACTTTCAGCTCTATGCCAACCAAACTGAAAAATTAAAATCCACCTTTTTAGGAAACCAATCCGAAACCAATTTCTGGGCCCTGCGTGGCCTCACTTTTGAAGTGGCGGCCGGTGATGTTATCGGTATTGTTGGAACCAACGGTTCTGGTAAGTCGACCCTGTTAAACATTTTGAGTGGGGTTATTCCCCAAACCTCCGGTCAGTTGACCCTGAACGGATCCATTGGCGTGGTCGCAATTAACGAAGGCTTGAACTGGGAACTGACCGGCCGGGAAAATATCCGGCTCAAGCAGTTGATGATGGGTAAGACCAACAAGGAAATCACGGCGGCCATGCCTGATATCATTGAATTTTCCGAACTCGGGGAATTTATTGACCAGCCGGTTAAGGATTATTCTAACGGGATGCGGGCCAAGTTAGGCTTTTCAATTGTGACCCACAATGACCCCGATATTTTGATTGTCGATGAGGCCCTGTCAGTGGGGGATAGTAACTTCTCCCAGAAGGCCCTGGGTAAGATCCGCGAATTCATTGCCGAAGGTAAGACCATTTTCTTTGTTTCCCACGACCTGCAGCAGGTCCGGGAATTTACTAATAAGGTCATGTGGATTCAGTACGGCGAGATGCGTAGTTTTGGTTCAACTAAGACGGTTAGTGACCAGTACGAAGCCTTTACCAACCAGCTGGACGAGATGGGTGAAGAAAAGCGGGATGCTTACGTGGAAGCCCAAAAGCACAACCAGCAAATCTTTACCCTTGACCAGCTCCAGGACCAGCTACGGCGGGAAGGGTTGACACTGGAACAGGCCAAGCGCCTGACGACCGTCCGCAGTTTTGAGGGCTTTAGCGCCTGGTCCCTGTATACGACCCTGCTTTTGATTCTGGGCCTGATGGCCTTGGTCGTTTACCTATATTTGACCAAGGAGCAGCAGATATGATTGTAATTTGTAAATCTATTCTTCGGCTCGTGATTGAGCAAATCCGTCATCTGGGCATGGCTGTCCGGTTGGCGGTTTATGATACCAAGGCCAACAACGCCCACAAGTACCTGGGTAATCTCTGGGAAATCCTGGACCCACTCTTCCAGGTGCTGACCTATGCCGTTATTTTTGGCGGTGGTTTTCGGGCTTCGGCCCCAGTTAACCACGTGCCCTACTTTGTCTGGATGGCGGTCGGCTTTTCAGCCTGGTACCTAGTTAACCAGGGCTTTAGTGATGCCATCCGCTCTATTCAGAGCCAAATTTATATGGTCCGCAACGTAAAATTCCCTGTGTCGGTCTTGCCGACCATCCGGGTTTTGCAGGTCCTGCCGGCCGTGCTATCGGTTTCGGTGGTCGCGGTTATTAGCATGATTTTATCCCATCAGTTTCACCCATCCTGGTACTGGCTGCAGTTCTTTTACTACTTTCCAGCCGCCCTGGTCATGCTCTTTTTCCTAGGCATTTTTAGTGCCACGATTAATATTTTGATTCCCGACTACGACCTGGCCATCCGTCAGGTTCTGCGGTTACTATTCTTCGTTTCTGGGGTCTTGTTTGAACCTTCCCGCGGAAATGTCTTTAACACCCTTATTTTTTACATCGCAAAAATCAACCCCTTCTACTACATTGTCAACGGCTGGCGGGAAACCTTCCTACTGGACCGTTGGTTCTGGAATTCGCCCCTACAAATGGCCATGTTCTGGTTAGAAATTGCCTTCTTTGCAGTTATTGGGACCCATCTGTACTTGAAGTTTAAGGATCAGTTGATTGACTTCATCTAATCTCAGGAGATACTTTTCATGAAAAAGACTGTCGCGGCAGCGATTGTTACCTATAACCGGCTGGAACTTTTAAAAGAATCACTAACAGCTGTTCTAAATCAAGGTGACCGGTTGGGCCACGTAATTGTGGTTGATAACCAGTCCAGTGATGGTACCCGGGAGTACTTGGATGGTCTGACTGACCCCCGCTTGGTGATTTACCATGCTAAGGACAACCTCGGTGGCGCCGGTGGTTTCAACCAGGCAGTCCGGATTTTTGCCGAACAGTTAGATGATGACTTTGTCTGGCTGATGGATGATGACACGATTGCCCAGCCGGGCTCCCTCCAGCACTTGGTCGACTATACCGACCAGCACCCGGATGTCAGTTTTGTGAATTCCCAGGTGCGCTGGGGTGCCATAGATGGTCTGCCTTCTTGGATGAATGTTACCGCGCCACGGGGTTTCACCTGGTCAATGGACTTACAGGGTGATAACCCGGCGGTTGAGGTCGTGAATTCAACCTTTGTTTCGGTGATGTTTTCGCGGGCGATGGTGATGATGGTCGGCCTACCCCAAAAAGAGTACTTTATCTGGGGTGACGACATGGAGTACACCAACCGCCTGGCCAACGTTTACCGGGGTTACATGGTCTTAAAGTCGGTCGTGGTCCACAAGTCCAAGGAAAACACGGTACCCGGTGACATTGTCCGGGAGCGTGACCAGAGTCGGTTGTGGCGTTACCGCTACGAGTTCCGTAATCGGGTTCTGACGGCTCGTCGGATTTCAAAGAAGGAACTGCTTAAGACCCTTGTGCGGATTTATGCTTACGACCTGCCCCGGGTTACCTTTAAGCGGCACGTTGCCTTCCGTCTGAAAAAAATGGGCATGGTCTTTGCCGGTGGTTTCCGCGGCTGGTTTTTCCGGCCTAAAATCGAGTACCCCGCCGGTGCTAAGGGCCAGGAGAAGCGTTCGATTAACGTAATCTTGCACGCCCGCAAGTTGGCGAACCCAACTAAGATGGTTACTGTTGACGAGGAAGTTGATTTAATTCAACATGGGCACCTGACTGATTTTGAGGGGGCTAACGATAAGGCCGATCGTTACATCAAAAAGGCCTTGGCTGACGGCTTCGAATGAGGCCGGACTATTTGGCATTGATTGGAGGTGATTGACCTTGAAGCCAAGTCGTACTTATAAAATTAGCAAACGGTTTTTAGACATCTTGGTTTCCCTGGTCGCTTTAATCATCCTTTCACCAGTCATGCTAGTCATCGCAATTTTGATTAAGCTGGACAAGCATACCAGTCGGGTGATTTATCAGCAGGAACGGATTGGTAAAAACGGCCGTCCCTTTAAAATCTACAAGTTTCAAACCATGGTTGATCACGCCGAGGAAATCCTCCGGCAAAATCCCGACCTCTACCAGAAGTTCATTAAAAACGGCTACAAGCTGCCAACCAAGGAAGATCCCCGGATTACTAAGTACGGGGTCTTCCTACGCCGGACCTCCCTGGATGAAATTCCCCAATTTTGGAATGTCTTAAAGGGGGAGATGAGCATTATCGGTCCTCGGCCGGTGGTGAAAGAGGAACTAAAGGAATACGGTGACCACGTCGACGAATTCCTGTCGGTTACACCGGGGGTCTTTGGCCTCTGGCAGGCCGAGGGGCGCAGTAACATCGGCTATCCCGAGCGGGCCCAGATTGAGCTCGACTACGTTCGAAGAGCCAGCCTGCCCTTTGATTTCTACGTGCTCTTCCGTAACATTGGCATGGTCTTTAGCCAGGATGGAGCGTTTTAATGGTTCATGCTAAAATTTATGTAGCCACCCACCGCGCCTATCCAATGCCAGTTGATGACCTTTACCAGCCCATCTTGGTCGGGGCAGCTAACCAAGACCAGGTGCCCGCGGGCTACCTGGCCGATAACGTTGGGCCCAATATTTCGGCTAAAAACCCGAATTACAGTGAGTTAACCGCCATTTATTGGCTCTGGCACCAGCCCAAGGATAATGATATTGTTGGCCTGGTTCACTACCGGCGTTACCTGGGTTTAAAGGGTGGCCATGACTGGACTAACCGCCTGTCAGTCCGCCAGATTGAGGCGCTTTTGGCCGACCATGACCTGATTTTACCCAAGGCCCGTAATTACTGGATTGAAAACCAGCGGAACCATTATCTTCATGCCCATGCAGCGGCCCCTTATCAGGCCTTGGCCAAGGTTTTGCGAGATGATTATCCTAGTTATTATCCGGCCTTTACCGAGCTGGAAAAATCAACCAAGGCCCATCTATTTAACATGTTTATCATGCCCCGGCCCTTATTTGACCAGTATGCGGCCTTTGTCTTTGGTGTTTTAGACCAGGTGGCGGCCCAAATTGATTTAAGTCAACTGCAGGGTCAAGAGCAGCGCGTTTTTGGCTACCTGAGTGAGCTCTTGATGGACACCTGGGTGAACACCAAACAGCTCCGGGTGGCCGAGTGTCCGGTGATTAACCTGGAAAAGACTAACTGGTTGGACAAGGGTTACCAGTTCTTAAAGCGCAAGTTCTTACCCAATTCAAAAAAGAAGGTACATTTTTAAATGACACAGCACTTTAACACCAAACAGTATGATTACCTGATTGTTGGGGCCGGTCCCTTTGGGATGACCTTTGCCTATGAGGCTGCCCGTCAGGGCAAGCGCTCCCTCGTGATTGAAAAGCGCCCCTTCATCGGCGGTAATACCCACACCCATACTGAAGAGGGGATTACCGTTCACGACTTTGGCGCCCACATTTTCCATACCGATAACCGCCAGGTTTGGGATTACGTCCAGCAGTTTGCCGACTTTAATGGCTTTGAAAACCAAGTGATTGCGAATTACCAGGGCACCTTGTACAACCTGCCCTTTAACATGAATACTTTCTATCAGATGTGGGGGACTAAGACCCCCGCTGAGGCCCATGCCAAGATTGAGGAACAAAAGCAGGCGGCCTTGAAAGATTTGGGTGACCGCCAACCTCGTAACTTGGAAGAGCAGGCCATCTCTTTGATCGGGACTGATATCTACGAGAAGCTGATTAAGGGTTATACCGAAAAGCAGTGGGGTCGCAAGGCGACCGAGCTGCCCGCCTTTATCATTAAGCGGCTGCCAGTTCGTTTTATCTATGACAATAACTACTTTAACCACCGTTATCAGGGCATTCCCATCGGCGGTTATACCCAGATTTTTGAGCACATGGTCGAGCAGTCAGACGGCCTGGTGGATGTTTTGACCGACACCGACTTCTTTGACCTTAAAGACGAGTTGATGGCGGAGTTCCCCCGGATTTTGTACACGGGGATGATTGACCAGTTCTTTGACTACCAGTTTGGTGAATTGGAGTACCGTTCGCTGCGCTTTGAAAGCGAGACCCTTGATACGGACAACTACCAGGGTAATGCGGTTATTAACTATACCGACGCCAAGACCCCGTATACCCGGGTCATGGAATGGCGTCACTTTGATGGCCTGGCTGATCCTGGTAAGACGATTATTACCCGGGAGTACCCCCAGGACTGGGACCGCAGTAAGGAAGCTTACTATCCCGTTAACAACGAGGAGAACACGGCCAAGTACAAGCAGTACGCGGCGGAAGCCCGTAAGAACCATCCCAATGTTATCTTTGGTGGCCGCTTAGGGAAGTATCGTTACTTTGATATGGACCAGGTCTTCAACGATGCCTTTAACACGGTTCGGCAGGAGTTTAACCTGCCAGACGATTACCAATTTGTCACGAAGTAACAGGGTTGTTGTTTAGTAAGGGGGATTTGTATGACAATTGAGCAGCATAATTTGGAACAAATCCAACCGGTACTTTCTTTGGTTGTGCCCCTGCATAATGAAGAAGATACGGTCAATATTTTCTATCAAACCATTCAAAAAATGGTTCCAGACCTTCCGGTGGACATTCACTACCATTTTGTTGATGATGGATCTACTGATCGAACTATGGAGCTACTGAGGGCCCTAGCTCGTGCGGATGAAAATGTTCACTATGTTAGTTTTTCAAGAAATTTTGGTAAAGAAGCTGGTTTGTATGCTGGACTGCAACATGCAGATGGCGATTATGTAGCGGTCATGGATGTTGACTTACAGGATCCACCCGAATTACTCCCTGAAATGCTTAACGGGGTGATGTCTGGTGAATATGATGCAGTTGGTACCCGCCGCATCAATCGCGACGGGGAAGGTCGAGTAAGGTCCTGGTTCTCTGAACAGTTTTACAAGTGGATGAATAAGATTAGCCAGACCCAGCTGGTTGATGGCGCCCGTGATTACCGGGTGATGACTCGCCAAATGGTGGATGCTATTCTATCTCTACCCGAAAATCAACGTTTCAGTAAGGGGATTTTTGCCTGGGTCGGCTTTAAGACGAAGTACCTCCCCTATGAGAATCGTGAACGTGTTGCTGGTAGTAGTTCCTGGTCTTTTGGAGCCCTCACGAGGTACGCTATTGAAGGCATTGTTTCTTTTTCAACGGTGCCGCTGGTACTGGTTACAGTGCTGGGATTTCTTTCATTTGTGGTTGCGGTCTTGAGCG from Leuconostocaceae bacterium ESL0723 harbors:
- a CDS encoding glycosyltransferase family 2 protein, whose protein sequence is MTIEQHNLEQIQPVLSLVVPLHNEEDTVNIFYQTIQKMVPDLPVDIHYHFVDDGSTDRTMELLRALARADENVHYVSFSRNFGKEAGLYAGLQHADGDYVAVMDVDLQDPPELLPEMLNGVMSGEYDAVGTRRINRDGEGRVRSWFSEQFYKWMNKISQTQLVDGARDYRVMTRQMVDAILSLPENQRFSKGIFAWVGFKTKYLPYENRERVAGSSSWSFGALTRYAIEGIVSFSTVPLVLVTVLGFLSFVVAVLSAIFIIVRALVSNTSAAGWPSMVTIILFIGSVQLLSLGVIGRYVAAIFLETKRRPIYVSREER